In Shouchella patagoniensis, the following are encoded in one genomic region:
- the ehuD gene encoding ectoine/hydroxyectoine ABC transporter permease subunit EhuD → MNGDNRAWNWEFAFEIFPEILSAITVTIGATVVAYFISLTVGLLFTLLRRSSFKPLSLLMAGIIEFIRATPPLVQLFFVFYTTPLSGFQTGALVLGIHYATYVSEIYRSGIDAVPKSQWEASRALNFSTAQTWRKVILPQAVPPVIPMLGNYLIVLFKETPLLSAIFVVEMMATARAIGTDTWNYVEPITIVGILFLVLSYPSAVFIRYLERKVGNLHGNKIEARGVKT, encoded by the coding sequence ATGAATGGGGATAATCGTGCATGGAATTGGGAATTTGCATTTGAGATATTCCCTGAAATCTTATCTGCTATTACAGTAACAATTGGTGCAACTGTTGTTGCCTACTTTATCTCATTAACGGTGGGCTTGCTTTTTACGCTTTTACGTCGCTCGAGTTTTAAGCCTCTTTCTCTATTGATGGCGGGTATAATTGAATTTATACGTGCAACCCCACCTCTTGTGCAATTGTTTTTTGTATTCTATACAACACCGTTATCTGGTTTTCAGACTGGTGCACTCGTATTAGGGATTCACTACGCGACGTATGTCTCGGAAATCTATCGTTCTGGTATCGATGCGGTTCCTAAAAGTCAGTGGGAAGCAAGTCGAGCATTAAATTTTTCCACAGCACAAACGTGGAGGAAAGTAATATTGCCTCAGGCTGTCCCCCCTGTTATCCCTATGTTAGGGAATTATCTTATTGTTTTATTCAAGGAGACGCCGTTGCTTTCAGCCATTTTTGTTGTAGAAATGATGGCAACTGCTCGAGCAATTGGTACTGATACTTGGAATTACGTTGAACCTATTACAATTGTGGGCATCTTATTCTTAGTGTTAAGTTATCCATCTGCTGTATTTATCCGTTATTTAGAGCGGAAAGTAGGGAATTTGCATGGAAATAAGATAGAAGCAAGGGGAGTGAAAACATGA
- a CDS encoding ArpU family phage packaging/lysis transcriptional regulator: protein MNKKEKRYVEQKLSKYNLYKLTFSYEEQPKTTQSFQLVPASGPRSFFSSTEQTAIKNIDAAAKRKAFLLMIEDCVNKLASTERELIVRRYLQESDRFDYQVYMDMLISERQYYRIKNKAFEKLCYLFAIWEDESPLE, encoded by the coding sequence ATGAATAAAAAAGAAAAAAGGTACGTAGAACAAAAGCTTTCAAAGTATAACTTATATAAATTAACCTTTTCATATGAGGAACAACCGAAAACCACACAAAGTTTTCAATTGGTTCCTGCAAGCGGACCACGCTCTTTCTTCTCATCGACTGAACAAACAGCCATTAAGAATATTGACGCCGCAGCTAAACGGAAAGCCTTTTTATTAATGATTGAGGACTGTGTAAATAAGCTAGCTTCAACGGAAAGAGAGCTTATTGTGCGTCGCTATTTACAAGAAAGTGACCGTTTTGACTATCAAGTGTATATGGACATGTTAATTAGCGAACGGCAGTACTATCGAATTAAAAATAAAGCCTTTGAGAAGCTTTGTTATTTGTTCGCTATATGGGAGGATGAGAGTCCTTTGGAATGA
- a CDS encoding GtrA family protein: MNESNNFWEKIYRNEFLRFAFVGGINTATFYLLYLLFQQALTFHYLAAHITAFLVSMIGSYFLNVFFTFGVKPSWKTFFQFPLTQAVNFSVSTVLVFILVELISLPPIIAPIIAVLFTVPITFIITSKILKRDGVRNEA; the protein is encoded by the coding sequence ATGAACGAGTCCAATAATTTTTGGGAGAAAATCTACCGTAATGAATTTTTACGATTTGCCTTTGTTGGCGGCATAAATACTGCAACGTTTTACTTGCTTTACCTCCTTTTCCAGCAAGCCTTAACGTTTCATTATCTTGCCGCCCATATTACGGCATTTTTAGTAAGCATGATTGGATCTTATTTTTTAAATGTTTTTTTCACATTTGGTGTTAAACCATCATGGAAAACATTCTTTCAATTCCCATTAACACAAGCCGTAAATTTTTCAGTATCCACAGTGCTCGTTTTTATTTTAGTTGAGTTGATTAGTTTACCACCAATTATTGCTCCGATTATCGCTGTTCTCTTCACAGTTCCAATTACTTTTATTATTACTTCAAAAATATTAAAACGAGATGGAGTTCGAAATGAAGCTTAG
- the ehuA gene encoding ectoine/hydroxyectoine ABC transporter ATP-binding protein EhuA, protein MSEVLEQEQEEQVIAKQDLADVIVRYRNVKKVFGDTIVLNDLNIDVRQGEKIALIGPSGSGKTTIIRMLMTLEQPSEGTIEVDGEMLWHKEVNGKLVPADEKHLRKVRGNIGMVFQQYNLFPHMTILKNCTEAPIHVLGLSKQEAQERAKKMLEKVGLSDKVDMYPSQLSGGQQQRVAIARSLVMQPKVMLFDEVTAALDPELVGEVLEVIRDIAAEGETTMMLITHEMDFARDVADRVFFLDNGKIAEEGTPDDVINNPKTDRLQSFLGRFNA, encoded by the coding sequence ATGAGTGAAGTATTAGAACAAGAACAAGAAGAACAAGTGATTGCTAAGCAAGATTTAGCAGATGTCATTGTTCGTTATCGGAATGTAAAGAAGGTTTTTGGTGATACGATCGTATTAAACGATTTAAATATTGATGTTAGACAAGGTGAAAAGATTGCGTTAATTGGTCCATCAGGATCGGGAAAAACGACAATTATTCGGATGCTAATGACACTTGAGCAGCCGAGTGAAGGAACAATTGAAGTTGACGGGGAGATGCTTTGGCATAAAGAAGTAAATGGTAAGCTTGTTCCTGCGGATGAAAAACATTTACGTAAAGTTCGAGGGAATATCGGCATGGTATTCCAACAATACAATTTGTTTCCTCATATGACGATCTTGAAAAATTGCACAGAAGCACCGATTCACGTACTTGGATTAAGCAAGCAAGAAGCCCAAGAACGGGCAAAAAAAATGCTCGAGAAAGTAGGTTTATCGGACAAAGTTGATATGTATCCTTCCCAATTGTCTGGTGGTCAGCAACAGCGAGTTGCAATTGCTCGCTCTCTAGTTATGCAACCTAAAGTCATGTTATTTGATGAAGTGACGGCAGCACTTGACCCAGAGCTTGTAGGAGAAGTGTTAGAAGTCATTCGTGATATTGCGGCTGAAGGAGAAACAACGATGATGTTAATTACTCACGAAATGGATTTTGCTCGCGATGTCGCAGACCGCGTCTTCTTTCTTGATAATGGAAAAATTGCAGAAGAAGGTACGCCAGATGATGTTATTAATAACCCAAAGACAGACCGGTTACAATCTTTTTTAGGAAGATTTAATGCATAA
- a CDS encoding ferritin-like domain-containing protein — translation MLFKKRSAPSFQTPPGQTQPIIRQPPPTQASLQGLSSPRPPNQHSATAPISGSKEQLEELQSFMQLSYQTVANYELLIQQMPTQHVASTLTTTIEEEKYHYQMMLQLYTALSNKEPTITEAIVYRNGYMPALKKAFEQEQKAAALFENAARSSSVPQLRNLYASIARDQQRHALWFLSYLTIYRDNKNEKS, via the coding sequence ATGTTGTTTAAAAAACGTTCAGCTCCATCTTTTCAAACACCACCTGGACAGACGCAACCAATTATCCGCCAACCGCCACCAACTCAAGCCAGTCTCCAAGGTCTCTCATCACCAAGACCACCTAATCAGCACTCAGCCACAGCACCTATATCAGGATCAAAAGAGCAACTTGAAGAACTTCAATCTTTTATGCAGCTTTCCTACCAAACCGTTGCAAATTACGAATTGCTTATTCAACAGATGCCAACACAACATGTAGCTAGTACTCTAACTACTACAATTGAAGAAGAAAAATATCATTATCAAATGATGTTACAGCTCTATACTGCACTAAGCAACAAGGAGCCGACCATTACCGAAGCAATTGTTTACCGTAATGGATATATGCCCGCTTTAAAAAAGGCGTTTGAGCAAGAACAAAAAGCTGCCGCATTATTTGAAAACGCAGCTCGTTCATCTTCAGTTCCGCAATTAAGGAATCTATATGCGTCTATTGCACGTGACCAACAACGTCATGCTTTATGGTTCCTTTCTTACTTGACTATTTACCGGGACAACAAGAATGAAAAAAGCTAG
- a CDS encoding HAD family hydrolase, translating into MNQYKLVVFDLDGTLYEGTSHFDYYANHLKQKVDKKDRTEFQLDYEAMKAGNHVVQIGKAYDVENDAVLTIDPMTLRVVEAHSWDGEKYADKSVEEAYPGELSFNFDNMIAIGDGWWYPFVCAKHYGVEDCYSSYTATKEYMVSDDFTLEPLTGLRDHLMKLNKVTQTVVMTNSDREDVGRLFYELGLEGVFDHIIPSANKPSSTSEQLQHLLTQYEVKPEEAVSVGDNFINEIAPAVLLGMDAVYIHPQMPEVDLEQVKVVSSVVDLFKE; encoded by the coding sequence ATGAACCAATATAAGTTAGTCGTATTTGATTTAGATGGAACCCTCTACGAAGGGACAAGTCATTTTGACTATTATGCAAATCATTTAAAACAGAAAGTAGATAAAAAAGACCGTACTGAATTCCAACTTGATTATGAAGCGATGAAAGCAGGTAATCATGTTGTACAGATTGGCAAAGCTTATGATGTGGAAAATGATGCAGTCCTGACCATCGATCCTATGACGTTAAGAGTGGTTGAAGCTCATTCGTGGGATGGAGAGAAATATGCGGATAAATCCGTTGAAGAGGCTTATCCAGGTGAGTTGTCTTTTAACTTTGATAATATGATCGCTATTGGCGATGGCTGGTGGTATCCTTTTGTTTGTGCCAAGCATTACGGTGTAGAGGATTGTTACTCAAGTTATACGGCGACAAAAGAGTATATGGTGTCTGATGACTTCACATTGGAGCCTTTAACAGGACTTAGAGATCATTTAATGAAATTAAATAAAGTAACACAGACAGTTGTTATGACAAACAGCGATCGTGAAGATGTTGGTCGATTGTTTTATGAGCTTGGTTTGGAAGGTGTTTTTGATCATATTATTCCGTCCGCTAATAAGCCTAGTTCTACTTCAGAACAATTGCAGCATTTGTTAACTCAATATGAAGTGAAGCCAGAAGAAGCAGTTAGTGTTGGAGATAATTTCATTAATGAAATTGCGCCTGCTGTTTTACTTGGGATGGATGCTGTCTATATTCACCCACAAATGCCCGAAGTAGACTTAGAACAAGTCAAAGTTGTATCAAGTGTAGTTGACCTTTTCAAAGAGTAA
- a CDS encoding YfhO family protein: MKLRTIFALLGASILFAIIAHAFFFYQWTNGQFMVGPNDGTAQMLPFKQFLYEEYSKASFFYSHQFGLGGGFFSQLAYYFSTSTVFFITFLIVFAGEALGFFPTADTVMFWGQAAVFVNTARLAIIIFLTTLVFRYIKTPTLYAFIGATLYGGSIMYFRHASFWEFFADAYLWLPLLVLGVEKIIREQKPWWFIAAIALSLINNFYFAYMNFIFIGIYVVLRFFIQLSDNEASIKQQLKQYVPAVVVGFLLGAIAFVPAVYGYLNNYRPSFSNPIEWFDLHDNLLFTSRLFILPAIFVFLLFCKKLYTYKPFLFFSSISLLFVIFHFSPMAGSMFNGFSAPQFRFQYMGAFALAAAIGFALPQIRRLPKRDMIFASVTTFILFTASYVVGYIGPSSLFQSGQAYLLFFSAIATLFLLFFTWRNMKRWMPVLLVFLLLSQLGLANIYQKERLFENGNLHQTSSEFLQSREYDHASQRELLDEVTTREPFSRIEWVADFRNNTPLVQDFHGVSAYSSVLNQHLLFFYYENLEIDMNRESVSRYSGFGDRANLHSLFQVSHKLAPNDEDIPIPYGFNEVSSNELYTLYENIHLLPYVRTASTIYSEDDLTNLSILDREHAMLNGIIAADNLSTEPFTSTIENRIGEIEIQPVGGTYEEGVLTVTEEEGGIDFNLGERMEDEEDDYLSFYIKNQSKTASLFPLTINEFSTSRKSLQSIYRTDVNHLTVRIEANETISLRVPQGSYQLDQFELNTESYENLHNATDNNEDIPVEVSDRKIEISYDNTTNQQMLALPVPYERGWEVTVNGQSADIEQVNYSFLGVSLEQGENEIVFSYLPPFFRLSISAFTLGLIATMGWFIARRKLDN, from the coding sequence ATGAAGCTTAGAACCATTTTTGCACTTTTAGGCGCAAGTATCCTTTTCGCTATTATTGCGCATGCCTTTTTCTTTTACCAATGGACAAACGGTCAATTTATGGTTGGACCAAATGATGGTACCGCCCAAATGCTGCCTTTCAAACAATTTCTTTATGAGGAATATAGTAAAGCGTCATTCTTCTATTCGCATCAATTTGGTTTAGGGGGTGGGTTCTTTAGCCAGCTCGCCTACTATTTTTCAACTAGCACGGTCTTTTTTATTACTTTCTTAATTGTGTTTGCAGGTGAGGCACTTGGCTTTTTTCCCACGGCAGATACGGTCATGTTTTGGGGACAAGCAGCTGTATTTGTTAATACAGCTCGCTTAGCTATTATCATCTTTTTAACAACTCTTGTTTTTCGTTACATAAAAACCCCAACACTGTATGCATTTATTGGAGCCACTTTATACGGTGGTAGCATCATGTACTTTCGCCACGCATCTTTTTGGGAGTTCTTTGCAGATGCTTATTTGTGGCTCCCGTTGCTAGTACTTGGAGTTGAGAAAATTATACGTGAGCAAAAGCCTTGGTGGTTCATTGCTGCGATTGCCTTATCGCTCATTAATAACTTTTATTTTGCCTATATGAATTTTATATTCATTGGGATCTATGTAGTTTTGCGCTTTTTCATCCAACTTTCTGACAATGAAGCTTCGATAAAACAACAATTAAAACAATATGTCCCAGCAGTTGTGGTAGGCTTTTTACTTGGGGCTATTGCTTTTGTACCTGCGGTTTATGGTTATTTAAATAACTACCGTCCGTCATTTTCAAATCCAATTGAATGGTTTGATCTTCACGACAATTTATTGTTCACTAGTAGGCTTTTCATTTTGCCAGCTATTTTTGTCTTCTTGCTTTTTTGCAAAAAACTTTATACTTATAAGCCATTTCTTTTTTTCAGTTCAATCTCTCTACTGTTTGTTATTTTTCACTTCAGTCCAATGGCCGGCAGTATGTTTAACGGATTTTCCGCGCCACAATTCCGCTTTCAATATATGGGGGCGTTTGCGCTTGCCGCGGCTATAGGATTTGCGTTACCACAAATAAGGCGATTACCCAAGCGTGATATGATTTTTGCCAGTGTAACGACTTTTATCTTATTTACTGCTAGTTATGTTGTTGGTTACATTGGTCCATCCTCACTATTTCAGTCCGGACAGGCTTATCTCTTATTTTTCTCTGCAATAGCAACTCTCTTCTTGTTGTTTTTCACATGGAGGAATATGAAACGATGGATGCCTGTATTATTGGTTTTCCTTCTACTATCGCAGCTCGGACTAGCTAATATCTATCAAAAAGAACGCCTATTTGAAAATGGGAATTTACATCAAACATCATCTGAGTTTCTACAAAGTCGTGAATATGATCACGCTTCGCAACGGGAGCTTTTGGATGAGGTAACAACTCGAGAACCATTCTCTCGTATTGAGTGGGTTGCTGATTTTAGGAATAACACTCCTTTAGTTCAGGATTTTCATGGAGTCAGTGCCTATTCGAGTGTATTAAATCAACATTTGCTGTTTTTCTATTACGAGAATCTGGAAATCGATATGAATAGGGAAAGCGTCAGCAGATATTCAGGTTTTGGAGATCGAGCAAACTTACACAGCTTGTTTCAAGTAAGTCATAAACTTGCTCCTAATGATGAAGATATACCAATCCCTTATGGATTTAACGAAGTTTCATCCAATGAACTTTATACTTTATATGAGAACATCCATTTACTGCCATATGTACGGACTGCTTCGACCATATATAGTGAAGACGACTTAACAAATTTGAGCATTCTCGATCGAGAGCATGCGATGTTAAATGGAATTATTGCAGCTGATAATTTGAGCACAGAACCTTTCACATCTACAATTGAAAACAGAATTGGAGAAATCGAGATACAACCAGTTGGTGGCACTTACGAAGAGGGTGTACTTACTGTGACTGAGGAAGAAGGCGGCATAGACTTTAACCTTGGCGAACGGATGGAAGATGAGGAAGATGACTATTTATCTTTTTATATTAAAAACCAGTCAAAAACAGCTTCTCTATTCCCTTTGACTATAAATGAATTCTCTACTTCCAGGAAATCATTACAATCAATTTACCGAACTGATGTGAACCATTTAACCGTTCGAATCGAAGCCAACGAAACCATATCTTTACGTGTTCCACAGGGGAGTTATCAATTAGATCAGTTTGAACTGAATACCGAATCCTACGAAAATCTCCATAACGCAACAGACAACAATGAGGACATTCCTGTCGAAGTGAGCGACCGGAAAATAGAGATTTCTTATGATAATACGACCAATCAACAGATGCTTGCACTTCCAGTTCCTTATGAACGAGGTTGGGAAGTCACTGTAAATGGACAATCAGCAGACATCGAGCAAGTTAATTATTCATTTTTAGGAGTATCTCTAGAGCAAGGTGAAAATGAGATTGTATTTTCGTATTTACCACCTTTTTTCCGACTATCAATAAGTGCTTTTACTCTCGGGTTAATAGCTACAATGGGCTGGTTCATCGCAAGAAGAAAATTGGATAACTAA
- a CDS encoding glycosyltransferase family 2 protein yields MNKPLLSVIVPSFNEEKNVEPFYFALKEVLEKSNYRWEVIYIDDGSSDSTLPLLQRLSTWHPQVNYISFTRNFGKEAAIVAGFQHAKGDCVVIIDADLQHPVELIADLLTGYEEGYDQVIACRDRKGDGIIRTALSKTYYKLINKIVDVQLEDGAGDFRLLSRRAVDALLIMSEGNRFSKGLFSWIGFEQKVIYYENVSRANGESKWSISKLINYGIDGIISFNMKPLRICFYMGGFILVAALLYILVMFTQIIRTGIDVPGYFTVISAVLFLGGIQLVSLGIIGEYIGRIYNETKRRPHYLVKETNATKGKRYERVQ; encoded by the coding sequence ATGAATAAGCCACTGCTTTCTGTTATTGTCCCATCTTTTAATGAAGAAAAAAATGTAGAACCTTTTTATTTTGCCTTAAAAGAAGTACTAGAAAAATCCAATTACCGTTGGGAAGTTATATATATTGATGACGGAAGCTCTGACAGCACCCTGCCTTTACTTCAACGATTGTCAACATGGCATCCTCAAGTAAATTACATCTCTTTTACAAGAAATTTCGGAAAAGAGGCGGCAATTGTTGCTGGTTTTCAACACGCAAAAGGCGACTGCGTCGTTATTATTGACGCTGATTTACAACATCCAGTTGAATTAATAGCCGACCTTTTAACTGGATATGAAGAAGGTTATGACCAAGTTATCGCCTGTAGAGATCGTAAAGGTGATGGAATTATCCGTACAGCATTATCTAAAACTTACTACAAACTTATTAATAAGATTGTTGATGTCCAGCTTGAAGACGGCGCGGGAGATTTCCGACTCTTAAGCAGACGTGCTGTAGATGCACTTCTTATTATGAGTGAAGGAAACCGTTTTTCAAAAGGGTTGTTTTCTTGGATTGGTTTTGAACAAAAGGTAATTTATTATGAAAACGTTTCGCGCGCGAACGGTGAATCAAAATGGTCTATTTCAAAATTAATCAATTATGGTATTGATGGCATCATATCTTTTAATATGAAACCTTTGCGGATCTGTTTTTATATGGGCGGGTTTATTTTAGTTGCTGCCTTGCTTTACATCTTAGTGATGTTCACACAAATTATCCGCACTGGTATAGACGTACCAGGCTATTTCACTGTTATCTCAGCTGTGTTGTTTCTAGGTGGTATACAATTGGTTTCCCTCGGCATAATTGGTGAATATATAGGAAGAATTTATAATGAAACGAAACGCCGTCCCCACTATCTAGTAAAAGAAACAAATGCCACAAAAGGAAAACGCTATGAACGAGTCCAATAA
- a CDS encoding septum formation initiator, whose translation MSSSNQKPPNEKFGMIIGLLIGVGASIVFDSIPIGIVVGVVIGTMSSFYSRKPKEEK comes from the coding sequence ATGTCTAGTTCAAACCAGAAACCGCCAAACGAAAAATTTGGAATGATCATTGGTCTACTAATAGGAGTTGGAGCAAGTATTGTATTTGATAGCATTCCAATAGGAATCGTTGTTGGAGTTGTAATTGGAACAATGTCTAGCTTTTATTCGAGGAAACCAAAAGAAGAAAAATAA
- the ehuB gene encoding ectoine/hydroxyectoine ABC transporter substrate-binding protein EhuB has protein sequence MRKAGIFGLLTASVAMLSACGNGNDENGNGSTDGGTIKVGVANEEPYGYIDTANNEVTGAAPEIARAVLQSIGYDDIEGTVADFGALIQGVNGGQFDIATAAMDIRPDRCENGSFGNIEMQYGEGIVVEAGNPMGIYSYEDIASNPDINVAVMRGANQIDYLNSLGIDESQYVLADSIADNMAAVESGQADVMVATDATANSAAQNNSSGNVEFVEDFTQPIIDGESVTAFGAAVFPQSEEGDELREAYNDGLQELLESGEILEILEEFGFTEANLPPDDITTEDRCNV, from the coding sequence GTGAGAAAAGCAGGAATATTCGGCTTATTAACGGCATCTGTAGCGATGTTGTCAGCATGTGGTAATGGAAATGATGAGAATGGAAACGGATCGACAGATGGAGGTACCATTAAAGTCGGTGTAGCTAATGAAGAACCATATGGTTACATAGATACAGCAAATAATGAAGTTACAGGAGCTGCACCAGAGATAGCTAGAGCTGTTTTGCAAAGTATTGGATATGATGATATTGAGGGAACGGTAGCGGATTTTGGAGCTTTAATTCAAGGGGTAAATGGCGGTCAATTTGATATCGCAACAGCAGCAATGGATATACGTCCTGATCGTTGTGAGAATGGAAGCTTTGGAAACATTGAAATGCAATATGGTGAAGGCATTGTCGTTGAAGCGGGAAACCCAATGGGAATTTATAGTTATGAAGATATTGCTTCTAATCCGGATATAAATGTTGCCGTTATGAGAGGAGCAAATCAAATTGATTACTTAAATTCCTTGGGCATTGATGAAAGTCAATATGTATTAGCTGATAGCATTGCCGACAATATGGCTGCTGTTGAATCTGGTCAAGCCGATGTTATGGTTGCTACAGACGCTACTGCTAATTCTGCAGCCCAAAATAATAGCTCGGGTAATGTTGAGTTTGTTGAGGATTTTACACAGCCGATTATTGATGGAGAGTCTGTCACCGCTTTTGGAGCTGCAGTATTCCCCCAAAGTGAAGAAGGAGACGAACTAAGAGAAGCATATAACGATGGGCTTCAAGAATTGTTGGAATCAGGTGAAATTTTAGAAATCCTCGAAGAGTTTGGATTTACAGAGGCCAATCTACCACCAGATGATATTACAACGGAAGACCGTTGTAACGTGTAA
- a CDS encoding DUF6612 family protein: protein MKKQLITATVALVSAGALAACNTDSNGAEEIQQLLEESNEAMAALDSYAMETQALTPEDEEGQEMSSIVQLTRDPLSFEVSQTGPNPMTGEVEETKEYFSDGLYYTEEPTVGGWIYMDGEEAGMTGGADLRPAEVQTEDLIEHASSLTLEETDESYVFTAEGTEDESGALALTLAGDPEGETGLEVNEFSYQLQIDKETMLQQDVEMTIGLAMQEEGMESVQQMMTTYSQFNEVEERTVPEEIADEAISMDEAIQQFEEEQAESEEQPEVDEEEQETDEEQPAEDQEE, encoded by the coding sequence ATGAAAAAACAACTTATCACCGCGACAGTTGCTTTAGTAAGTGCTGGAGCACTTGCTGCTTGCAATACGGATTCAAATGGAGCCGAAGAGATTCAACAATTACTTGAAGAATCAAATGAAGCGATGGCGGCTTTAGATAGTTATGCAATGGAAACACAAGCATTAACGCCGGAGGATGAAGAAGGACAAGAAATGTCATCAATTGTGCAATTGACTAGAGATCCTTTGTCGTTTGAGGTGTCACAAACAGGTCCAAACCCGATGACTGGGGAAGTAGAAGAAACGAAAGAGTACTTTTCTGATGGTTTATATTACACGGAAGAACCTACAGTTGGTGGCTGGATCTATATGGATGGAGAAGAGGCTGGTATGACGGGCGGTGCAGATCTACGTCCAGCTGAAGTTCAAACTGAAGATTTAATTGAGCATGCAAGTTCATTGACTCTTGAAGAGACGGATGAGTCTTATGTGTTTACTGCTGAAGGTACAGAGGATGAATCAGGTGCGCTGGCTCTTACTTTGGCTGGTGATCCAGAAGGAGAAACTGGACTTGAGGTGAACGAGTTCTCATACCAATTGCAAATAGATAAAGAAACAATGTTGCAGCAAGATGTGGAAATGACAATTGGATTAGCAATGCAAGAAGAAGGTATGGAGTCAGTGCAACAAATGATGACAACGTACAGCCAGTTTAACGAAGTAGAAGAAAGAACTGTGCCTGAAGAGATTGCGGACGAAGCAATTAGTATGGATGAAGCAATCCAACAATTTGAAGAGGAACAAGCTGAATCAGAAGAACAACCAGAAGTTGATGAAGAAGAACAAGAAACAGATGAAGAACAACCAGCAGAAGACCAAGAAGAGTAA
- the ehuC gene encoding ectoine/hydroxyectoine ABC transporter permease subunit EhuC encodes MFSNFDNFVPFILNGMTTTIQVFLLGALIAYTIAIVAGLMRTSSNTLVRSIAAIFVELFRGTSLLVQLFFLVYALPTILPFIDMPLLFAGALAVGLNYGAYASEVVRGAVNSIAIGQTEAAISLNMSKWQRMRLVILPQAIRLMLPGFGNNSIELLKGTSLVFFIGLADMTFQANILRGGNNALSSQVEIYTYLLFSYFLLALPLIFLARWLEKRASKGVSIS; translated from the coding sequence GTGTTTTCTAATTTCGACAATTTTGTCCCGTTTATACTAAATGGGATGACAACAACAATTCAAGTGTTTTTATTAGGGGCGTTAATTGCTTATACAATTGCAATTGTAGCTGGTTTAATGCGAACTTCTTCCAATACTTTGGTCCGCAGCATAGCTGCCATTTTTGTAGAGCTGTTCCGAGGTACTTCTTTACTCGTGCAACTGTTCTTTTTGGTTTATGCTTTGCCAACCATTTTACCTTTTATCGATATGCCACTTCTTTTTGCAGGTGCGCTTGCGGTTGGTTTAAACTATGGTGCTTATGCATCGGAGGTAGTAAGAGGAGCTGTCAATTCAATTGCTATTGGACAAACAGAAGCTGCAATTTCATTGAATATGTCAAAATGGCAACGCATGAGATTGGTTATTTTACCACAAGCAATTAGGTTGATGCTTCCAGGTTTTGGAAATAATTCGATTGAATTATTAAAAGGCACGTCGTTAGTCTTTTTTATCGGTTTAGCAGATATGACCTTTCAAGCGAATATATTACGAGGTGGAAATAATGCGCTTAGTAGCCAAGTTGAGATCTATACGTATTTGTTATTCTCCTACTTTTTATTAGCTTTACCACTTATTTTCTTGGCTCGTTGGCTTGAGAAACGGGCTTCGAAAGGAGTGAGCATTTCATGA